A genome region from Streptomyces sp. NBC_01296 includes the following:
- a CDS encoding beta-ketoacyl-[acyl-carrier-protein] synthase family protein: MNADHAGVSVTGLGATTPLGGDVETTWRAMLRGENGIGPIEEEWAAALPVRIAGRLRQEPGEVLDRVQARRMDRCEQLALVAAREAWAGAGRPEVEPERLAVVIGTGTGGALTLLGQDDVLESAGVRKVSPHTVPMLMANGPAAWVSIDLGARGGAHTPVSACASGAEAIALGLDLIRLGRADVVVAGGTEACIHPLPLAGFAQAKAHSTRNDDPAAASRPFDTGRDGFVIGEGAGVVVLERAAFAAARGARVHATLAGAGVTSDAHHITAAHAQGQVRAMRLALAAAGLAPSDIAHVHAHATSTQAGDLVEARSVTEAVGAHPAVTATKSMTGHLFGAAGAVGAIAAILAVRDGAIPATRNLDALDPGIGLDVVRGSARHGRVPAALANAFGFGGHNASLVFTA; the protein is encoded by the coding sequence GGGCGATGCTGCGCGGCGAGAACGGCATCGGGCCCATCGAGGAGGAGTGGGCCGCCGCGCTGCCCGTACGGATCGCGGGGCGGCTGCGGCAGGAGCCGGGTGAGGTACTGGACCGGGTACAGGCACGGCGGATGGACCGGTGCGAGCAACTGGCGCTGGTCGCCGCGCGGGAGGCGTGGGCCGGAGCCGGGCGGCCGGAGGTGGAGCCGGAGCGGCTCGCCGTGGTCATCGGGACCGGGACGGGCGGGGCGCTGACCCTGCTCGGGCAGGACGACGTACTGGAGTCCGCGGGCGTGCGGAAGGTCTCGCCGCACACCGTGCCGATGCTGATGGCGAACGGTCCGGCGGCATGGGTGAGCATCGACCTCGGTGCTCGCGGCGGCGCGCACACCCCGGTCAGCGCCTGCGCCTCGGGCGCGGAGGCGATCGCGCTGGGCCTGGACCTGATCCGCCTCGGCCGGGCCGACGTGGTGGTCGCCGGCGGCACGGAGGCCTGCATCCATCCGCTGCCGCTGGCCGGATTCGCCCAGGCCAAGGCGCACTCCACGCGCAACGACGACCCGGCGGCCGCCTCCCGGCCGTTCGACACCGGCCGGGACGGGTTCGTCATCGGGGAGGGCGCGGGCGTGGTCGTCCTGGAGCGGGCCGCATTCGCGGCGGCGCGCGGGGCCCGGGTCCACGCGACGCTGGCCGGGGCCGGGGTGACCTCCGACGCGCACCACATCACGGCAGCGCACGCGCAGGGCCAGGTACGGGCGATGCGGCTGGCGCTGGCCGCCGCCGGGCTCGCCCCCTCGGACATCGCGCACGTCCACGCACATGCCACGTCCACGCAGGCGGGGGACTTGGTGGAGGCGCGGTCGGTCACCGAGGCGGTGGGCGCACACCCGGCGGTGACGGCGACCAAGTCGATGACGGGGCACCTGTTCGGTGCCGCCGGGGCGGTCGGCGCGATAGCGGCGATCCTCGCGGTACGGGACGGGGCGATCCCGGCGACCCGCAACCTCGACGCCCTCGACCCGGGCATCGGCCTGGACGTGGTCCGGGGCTCCGCGCGGCACGGCCGGGTGCCCGCCGCGCTGGCCAACGCGTTCGGTTTCGGCGGGCACAACGCCTCGCTGGTGTTCACGGCTTAG
- a CDS encoding PPOX class F420-dependent oxidoreductase, translated as MTEFKGFSEAELAYLGSQRLGRLATVDAAGQPQANPVGFFPQEDGTILVGGLAMGSTKKWRNLQGNPRLALVVDDLVSTRPWRVRGIEVRGRATLEVGPHTLGPHFSPEVIRIHPERVHAWGLDA; from the coding sequence ATGACGGAGTTCAAGGGTTTCAGCGAGGCGGAGCTGGCGTACCTCGGGTCGCAGCGGCTGGGGCGGCTGGCGACGGTGGACGCCGCCGGGCAGCCGCAGGCGAACCCGGTGGGGTTCTTCCCGCAGGAGGACGGGACGATCCTGGTCGGCGGCCTGGCGATGGGATCGACGAAGAAGTGGCGGAACCTCCAGGGCAACCCGCGGCTCGCGCTGGTGGTGGACGATCTGGTGAGCACCCGGCCGTGGCGGGTCCGCGGGATCGAGGTCCGCGGCCGCGCCACGCTGGAGGTCGGCCCGCACACGCTGGGCCCGCACTTCAGCCCGGAGGTGATCCGGATCCACCCGGAGCGGGTGCACGCGTGGGGCCTGGACGCCTGA
- the rsgA gene encoding ribosome small subunit-dependent GTPase A, producing MSFSSSPSFPSSSYAHALTPLGWDEAWEAEFAPYIDQGLVPGRVVRVDRGQCDVMTADGIVRADTAFVTPHDPLRVICTGDWALVEGAGNPRYVKTYLPRRTAFVRSTSSQRSEGQILAANVDHAIIAVSLAVELDLGRIERFLALAWESGAQPLVVLTKADLVPDPVTLAHLVQDVETTAPGVDVLTVSSHTGEGTDVLAAVVAGGTSVLLGISGAGKSTLANALLGSDVMDVQATRDVDGKGRHTTTTRNLLALPGGGVLIDTPGLRGVGLWDAEAGVGQVFSEIEEYAADCRFHDCAHEAEPGCAVLEAVETGALPQRRLESYRKLLRENQRIVAKTDARLRSEIRRDWRMKSAVGRANYAAKHNGGF from the coding sequence TTGTCTTTCTCTTCTTCTCCTTCGTTTCCGTCTTCTTCGTACGCGCACGCCCTCACCCCCCTCGGCTGGGACGAGGCGTGGGAGGCCGAGTTCGCCCCGTACATCGACCAGGGCCTGGTGCCCGGCCGCGTGGTCCGGGTGGACCGCGGCCAGTGCGACGTGATGACCGCGGACGGCATCGTCCGCGCCGACACCGCCTTCGTCACCCCGCACGACCCGCTCCGCGTCATCTGCACCGGTGACTGGGCTCTCGTCGAAGGGGCCGGCAACCCCCGGTACGTGAAGACGTACCTGCCGCGCCGGACCGCCTTCGTACGCTCCACCTCCTCGCAGCGTTCCGAGGGGCAGATCCTGGCCGCCAACGTCGACCACGCGATCATCGCGGTCTCGCTGGCCGTCGAGCTCGACCTGGGTCGTATCGAGCGCTTCCTGGCCCTCGCCTGGGAGTCCGGCGCACAGCCGCTGGTCGTCCTGACCAAGGCGGACCTCGTACCGGACCCGGTGACGCTCGCGCACCTGGTCCAGGACGTGGAGACCACGGCGCCCGGCGTCGACGTCCTCACCGTCTCCTCCCACACGGGGGAGGGTACGGACGTCCTGGCGGCCGTCGTCGCGGGCGGTACGAGCGTGCTGCTCGGCATCTCCGGCGCGGGCAAGTCCACGCTGGCGAACGCCCTGCTCGGCTCCGACGTCATGGACGTGCAGGCCACGCGCGACGTGGACGGCAAGGGCCGGCACACGACGACCACCCGCAACCTGCTGGCCCTGCCCGGCGGGGGCGTCCTCATCGACACGCCGGGACTGCGGGGCGTCGGCCTGTGGGACGCCGAGGCCGGGGTAGGCCAGGTCTTCTCCGAGATCGAGGAGTACGCGGCCGACTGCCGCTTCCACGACTGCGCGCACGAGGCCGAGCCGGGGTGCGCGGTGCTCGAGGCGGTCGAGACCGGCGCACTGCCGCAGCGGCGCCTGGAGAGCTACCGCAAGCTGCTGCGGGAGAACCAGCGGATCGTCGCCAAGACGGACGCCAGGCTCCGCTCCGAGATCCGCCGGGACTGGCGGATGAAGTCGGCGGTCGGCCGGGCCAATTACGCGGCGAAGCACAACGGCGGCTTCTGA
- a CDS encoding VOC family protein, whose product MTPRLDLIGLVVSDMAASLAFYRRLGLDIPAGAEEEPHVEAVLPGGLRIAWDTEDVVRSFDPSWTRPAGDSRRDLAFLCDSPAEVDAVYAELTDAGYKGHLEPWDAFWGQRYAVVLDPDGCGVSLFAPAEAPAGA is encoded by the coding sequence ATGACTCCCCGACTCGACCTGATCGGCCTGGTCGTCTCCGACATGGCCGCCTCGCTCGCCTTCTACCGCCGCCTGGGCCTGGACATCCCGGCCGGGGCGGAGGAAGAGCCGCACGTGGAGGCCGTCCTCCCCGGCGGGCTCCGGATCGCCTGGGACACGGAGGACGTCGTCCGCTCCTTCGATCCCTCCTGGACCCGTCCCGCCGGGGACAGTCGGCGGGACCTGGCGTTCCTGTGCGACTCCCCCGCAGAGGTGGACGCGGTGTACGCCGAGCTGACGGACGCCGGGTACAAGGGCCACCTGGAGCCCTGGGACGCCTTCTGGGGACAGCGCTACGCCGTCGTGCTCGACCCGGACGGCTGCGGCGTCTCGCTGTTCGCCCCGGCCGAAGCCCCCGCCGGGGCGTAG
- a CDS encoding YihY/virulence factor BrkB family protein gives MQPAKETPERVPGRLHRARALYRNVSKRKMAWLLLKDTVNSCIEYRILGLAAEAAFFTLLSLPPLFLGLLGLLGYVDGWTGGTFVASIEENILNAVGTVLSDRGVSDIAKPMLDDVTKAGRPDLISLGFAFALWSGSRAVNVFIDTITVMYGLDGQRGIVKTRLLAFLLYVIALVIGAIVLPLMVAGPDAVVRWVPWSTEVIAVLYWPTVTLLSIAFLTTLYHVSVPVRSPWIEDVPGALVALAMWVLGSFLLRIYLTNTVEGPTIYGSLAAPVAVLLWIGVSAFAVLVGAAVNAAIDRVWPSVATAAAREANERAREAEAAQLVARAAAWRALAEGESEDDDEGDAGMPSEFPERWSNFLPPEDYSSRLRKH, from the coding sequence GTGCAGCCAGCAAAAGAAACACCCGAGCGGGTCCCCGGGCGGCTCCATCGGGCCCGCGCCCTCTACCGCAACGTCTCCAAGCGCAAGATGGCGTGGCTGCTCCTGAAAGACACCGTCAATTCGTGCATCGAGTACCGGATCCTCGGCCTGGCGGCCGAAGCGGCGTTCTTCACGCTGCTCTCGCTGCCGCCGCTGTTCCTCGGCCTGCTCGGCCTGCTCGGGTACGTGGACGGCTGGACGGGCGGCACCTTCGTGGCCTCCATCGAGGAGAACATCCTCAACGCGGTCGGCACCGTGCTCTCCGACCGGGGCGTCAGCGACATCGCGAAACCGATGCTCGACGACGTCACCAAAGCCGGCCGCCCGGACCTGATCTCCCTCGGCTTCGCCTTCGCCCTCTGGTCGGGCTCGCGGGCCGTCAACGTCTTCATCGACACCATCACCGTGATGTACGGGCTCGACGGCCAGCGCGGCATCGTCAAGACCCGGCTGCTGGCCTTCCTGCTCTACGTGATCGCCCTGGTGATCGGCGCGATCGTGCTGCCGCTGATGGTGGCCGGGCCGGACGCCGTCGTGCGCTGGGTGCCCTGGAGCACGGAAGTGATCGCGGTGCTGTACTGGCCGACGGTCACCCTGCTGTCCATCGCCTTCCTGACCACGCTGTACCACGTGTCCGTGCCCGTGCGCTCCCCGTGGATCGAGGACGTGCCGGGCGCGCTGGTGGCGCTCGCCATGTGGGTGCTGGGCTCGTTCCTGCTGCGGATCTACCTGACCAACACCGTCGAGGGCCCGACCATCTACGGATCGCTGGCCGCGCCGGTCGCCGTCCTGCTGTGGATCGGCGTGTCGGCCTTCGCCGTCCTGGTCGGCGCGGCCGTGAACGCCGCCATCGACCGCGTCTGGCCGTCCGTGGCCACCGCCGCGGCCCGCGAGGCGAACGAGCGGGCCCGGGAGGCGGAGGCCGCGCAGCTGGTCGCGCGGGCCGCCGCCTGGCGGGCGCTGGCGGAGGGCGAGTCGGAGGACGACGACGAGGGCGACGCCGGGATGCCGTCCGAGTTCCCGGAGCGCTGGTCGAACTTCCTGCCGCCGGAGGACTACTCCTCCCGCCTGCGCAAACACTGA
- a CDS encoding acyl-CoA dehydrogenase family protein: MAATTHTVTNQPPPLVGYDVYGTDRALREGVERHLTASAPELLGEVREELSELGRAAGSAQAQRWGALANENPPKLRTHDRYGHRIDEVEFHPAWHRLLGHAVGAGLTDAWGRPAGHLRRAAGFFVWSQAEAGHGCPVSMTHAAVPALRTDPELAAEWEPRLTSHVYEEGLRPAAQKGGVLFGMGMTEKQGGSDVRANTTAAKPLDAAGEYLLTGHKWFCSAPMSDGFLVLAQASPSGKEGLTCFLVPRVLEDGTRNVFAIQRLKDKLGNRSNASGEVEFDGTWARRVGEEGRGVRTIIGMVAATRLDCVLGSAAQMRQALTQAVHHTEHRSAFGARLIEQPLMRNVLADLALESEAATILGLRLAAAYDAGTEQERAFLRIAVPAAKYWVTKRCTPMVAEALECLGGNGYVEESGLPRLLRESPLNSIWEGSGNVQALDVLRALQREPQALNAFLQEVGLARGADHRLDSAIKGLLTELADLEGIEARARRVVERIALVLQGSLLVRWAPPEVADAFCASRLGGDGGAAFGTLPHSLNLGALVERARIAG; the protein is encoded by the coding sequence ATGGCAGCCACCACCCACACCGTCACCAACCAGCCCCCTCCCCTGGTGGGCTACGACGTCTACGGCACCGACCGGGCCCTTCGCGAGGGCGTGGAGCGGCACCTGACGGCCTCGGCGCCCGAACTCCTCGGCGAAGTGCGGGAGGAGCTCTCGGAACTCGGGCGGGCCGCGGGCTCGGCGCAGGCCCAGCGGTGGGGCGCGCTGGCGAACGAGAACCCCCCGAAACTACGTACGCACGACCGGTACGGCCACCGGATCGACGAGGTGGAGTTCCACCCGGCCTGGCACCGGCTGCTCGGCCACGCGGTGGGCGCCGGCCTCACCGATGCGTGGGGGCGGCCGGCCGGGCACCTGCGCCGCGCGGCCGGGTTCTTCGTGTGGTCGCAGGCCGAGGCGGGGCACGGCTGTCCGGTCTCGATGACCCATGCGGCCGTACCGGCGCTGCGGACGGACCCGGAGCTGGCCGCCGAGTGGGAGCCGCGGCTGACCTCGCACGTGTACGAGGAGGGGCTGCGGCCGGCCGCGCAGAAGGGCGGGGTGCTGTTCGGCATGGGGATGACGGAGAAGCAGGGCGGCAGCGACGTACGGGCGAACACGACGGCGGCGAAGCCGCTGGACGCGGCGGGCGAGTACCTGCTGACGGGGCACAAGTGGTTCTGCTCGGCGCCGATGTCGGACGGGTTCCTGGTGCTGGCGCAGGCGTCCCCCTCCGGGAAGGAAGGCCTGACCTGCTTCCTGGTGCCGCGGGTGCTGGAGGACGGCACGCGCAACGTGTTCGCGATCCAACGGCTGAAGGACAAGCTCGGCAACCGGTCGAACGCGTCGGGCGAGGTGGAGTTCGACGGGACGTGGGCGCGGCGGGTCGGCGAGGAGGGGCGGGGGGTGCGGACCATCATCGGGATGGTCGCGGCGACCCGGCTGGACTGCGTGCTGGGCTCGGCCGCGCAGATGCGGCAGGCGCTGACGCAGGCCGTGCACCATACGGAGCACCGCTCTGCTTTCGGAGCACGGCTCATCGAGCAGCCGCTGATGCGCAACGTGCTGGCCGACCTCGCCCTGGAGTCCGAGGCGGCCACCATCCTCGGGCTGCGCCTCGCGGCCGCCTACGACGCCGGGACGGAGCAAGAGCGGGCCTTCCTGCGCATCGCGGTGCCCGCCGCGAAGTACTGGGTGACCAAGCGCTGTACGCCGATGGTGGCGGAGGCACTGGAGTGCCTGGGCGGCAACGGCTACGTCGAGGAGTCCGGGCTGCCGCGGCTGCTGCGCGAGTCCCCGCTGAACTCGATCTGGGAGGGCTCGGGCAACGTACAGGCCCTGGACGTGCTGCGGGCCCTGCAGCGGGAGCCGCAGGCGCTGAACGCGTTCCTCCAGGAGGTGGGGCTGGCGCGCGGCGCCGACCACCGGCTGGATTCGGCCATCAAGGGGCTGCTGACGGAGCTCGCGGACCTGGAGGGCATCGAGGCGCGGGCGCGCCGGGTGGTGGAGCGCATCGCCCTGGTGCTCCAGGGATCGCTGCTGGTGCGCTGGGCGCCGCCGGAGGTGGCGGACGCGTTCTGCGCCTCGCGCCTGGGCGGCGACGGGGGTGCGGCCTTCGGCACGCTGCCGCACAGCCTGAATCTGGGTGCGCTGGTCGAACGGGCGCGGATCGCGGGCTAG
- a CDS encoding GAF domain-containing protein has protein sequence MDAREAARLLKGVRAAALAGDRPPAEPRPEIAESWRRMLACGVHPDRDARARMLSTAETEERRQVSPLREILPVLREGLLPALDTALHIMVVADAEGRLLWREGAASILRNADRLGFSVGADWGEAVVGTNGVGTALVARQPVQVFSAEHFVSSHHDWTCAGAPVRDPRDGQLLGVVDVSGPLATMHPATLAWVSSVARLAERELRIRHLESLERLRAVAAPLLARLPGQAVVVDPQGWTAAVTGLAPADRIPLPKGFGPGRVWVPQLGDCVVEPLPGGWLLRIAEEPGTAMAASRVVLDLSRPRTWSATVYGAAGSWSQELSPRHAELLFLLAESPRGRSAAELSAELFGDPTRTVTVRAELSRVRRHLGGVLTHRPYRFADDVEVELIRPQDPAALLPHSTAPAVIKARLGRTEPAVIP, from the coding sequence ATGGACGCACGGGAGGCCGCGCGTCTGCTCAAGGGGGTGCGGGCGGCCGCGCTCGCCGGGGACCGGCCGCCCGCCGAGCCCCGCCCGGAGATCGCCGAGTCCTGGCGGCGGATGCTGGCCTGCGGGGTGCACCCGGACCGGGACGCGCGCGCGCGGATGCTGTCGACGGCCGAGACCGAGGAGCGGCGGCAGGTCTCGCCGCTGCGGGAGATCCTGCCGGTGCTGCGCGAGGGGCTGCTGCCGGCGCTGGACACGGCGCTGCACATCATGGTCGTCGCCGACGCGGAGGGGCGGCTGCTGTGGCGGGAGGGGGCCGCGTCGATCCTGCGCAACGCGGACCGGCTGGGGTTCTCGGTGGGCGCCGACTGGGGCGAGGCGGTGGTCGGCACCAACGGGGTGGGCACCGCGCTGGTGGCCCGGCAGCCCGTCCAGGTGTTCTCGGCGGAGCACTTCGTCTCCAGCCACCACGACTGGACCTGCGCGGGGGCCCCGGTGCGGGACCCGCGGGACGGGCAGCTGCTGGGCGTGGTGGACGTCAGCGGGCCGCTGGCCACCATGCACCCGGCCACGCTGGCGTGGGTGAGCTCGGTGGCCCGGCTCGCGGAGCGGGAGCTGCGGATCCGGCACCTGGAGTCGCTGGAGCGGCTGCGGGCGGTCGCGGCGCCGCTGCTGGCCCGGCTGCCCGGGCAGGCCGTCGTGGTGGACCCGCAGGGCTGGACGGCGGCGGTGACGGGCCTGGCCCCGGCGGACCGGATCCCGCTCCCGAAGGGGTTCGGGCCGGGCCGGGTGTGGGTGCCGCAGCTCGGGGACTGCGTGGTGGAGCCGCTGCCGGGCGGCTGGCTGCTGCGCATCGCCGAGGAGCCGGGCACGGCGATGGCGGCGAGCCGCGTCGTCCTGGACCTGAGCCGGCCCCGCACGTGGTCGGCGACGGTGTACGGGGCCGCCGGGAGCTGGTCCCAGGAGCTGAGCCCGCGCCATGCGGAGCTGCTGTTCCTGCTGGCGGAGAGCCCGCGGGGGCGGTCCGCGGCGGAGCTGTCGGCGGAGCTGTTCGGGGACCCGACGCGTACCGTGACGGTCCGGGCCGAGCTGTCGCGGGTCCGGCGGCACCTGGGCGGGGTGCTGACCCACCGCCCGTACCGCTTCGCGGACGACGTGGAAGTGGAGCTGATCCGGCCGCAGGACCCGGCGGCGCTGCTGCCGCACTCCACGGCACCGGCGGTGATCAAGGCCCGCCTGGGCCGTACGGAGCCGGCCGTGATTCCCTGA
- a CDS encoding GNAT family N-acetyltransferase, which produces MSTITLTTWSLEMASPQDLVRAAVPGPEIQVRRAEVPSPEFSRFLYASVGGDIHWTDRLSLTRAQWVEQLGRPGVETWVAYDRGTPAGYVELDPQEDGVVEIMYFGLLPDFRGRRIGGHLLTLGVEAAWSLAERWPERGATTRVWLHTCSQDGPTAMDNYLRRGFKVFRTETEDKESAPTPGPWPGA; this is translated from the coding sequence ATGAGCACCATCACACTCACCACTTGGTCCCTGGAAATGGCCTCCCCGCAGGACCTGGTCCGGGCGGCCGTCCCAGGGCCTGAGATCCAGGTCCGGCGGGCGGAGGTCCCCTCGCCCGAGTTCAGCCGCTTCCTCTACGCCTCGGTCGGCGGCGACATCCACTGGACGGACCGGCTCTCGCTGACCCGCGCCCAGTGGGTGGAGCAGCTGGGCCGTCCCGGCGTGGAGACCTGGGTGGCGTACGACCGCGGGACGCCGGCCGGGTACGTGGAGCTCGACCCGCAGGAGGACGGCGTGGTGGAGATCATGTACTTCGGGCTGCTCCCGGACTTCCGGGGGCGCCGGATCGGGGGGCACCTGCTGACGCTGGGCGTCGAGGCGGCCTGGTCGCTGGCCGAGCGCTGGCCGGAGCGCGGGGCGACGACGCGGGTGTGGCTCCACACCTGCAGCCAGGACGGCCCGACGGCGATGGACAACTACCTCCGCCGCGGCTTCAAGGTCTTCCGTACGGAGACGGAGGACAAGGAGTCCGCCCCCACCCCGGGCCCCTGGCCGGGGGCGTAG
- a CDS encoding putative leader peptide, whose product MNGAGIALVSRRHVDLGRMSSAICPAS is encoded by the coding sequence ATGAATGGAGCTGGGATTGCCTTGGTGAGTCGGCGGCACGTCGACCTCGGCCGCATGTCCAGCGCCATCTGTCCGGCGAGCTGA